A genome region from Arthrobacter sp. V1I9 includes the following:
- a CDS encoding aminotransferase class I/II-fold pyridoxal phosphate-dependent enzyme: MTDPITTSQAASAMSDRAARLASIPSFQRVDAFFTAARLRRQGHTGICDFTFGNPHQMPADRYVNTLRDALTPQHDQWFAYQTNGDAAREAAAESLQQLLDVPFRPQDIYLTTGGFAAIALALKTVADPGDEVIYSLPPWFLYEPLILEAGLVPVKVNTATFDLDIDSIAAAITERTRVVIVNSPNNPTGRIYPPELLGRLAELLEAASARTGRRIYLVSDEAYNRIVFDGLRFHSPVEFYAHTLLAYSYGKTHLSPGQRVGYLALPPTMPDRDGMRPAITGLQVAMGWIYPNALLQHALPELEKFSIDVNQLQRRRDRLMDALGGMGYRVPRPDGTFYLYVPSPTPDDEAFTESLVRRGVFVFPGTLFETPGFFRISLTANEDMIERSLPAFEAAIKEVRSER; encoded by the coding sequence ATGACAGATCCGATAACCACATCCCAGGCCGCATCGGCGATGTCTGATCGCGCGGCACGGCTGGCCTCGATTCCCTCCTTCCAGCGGGTCGACGCCTTCTTCACGGCGGCCAGGCTGCGCCGGCAGGGCCACACGGGCATCTGTGATTTCACCTTCGGCAACCCCCACCAGATGCCTGCAGACCGCTACGTCAACACGCTGCGGGACGCGCTTACTCCGCAGCATGACCAGTGGTTCGCGTACCAGACCAACGGTGACGCAGCCCGGGAGGCTGCCGCGGAGTCGCTTCAGCAACTGCTGGACGTCCCGTTCCGTCCGCAGGATATCTACCTCACCACCGGTGGCTTCGCCGCCATCGCGCTGGCGCTGAAGACCGTGGCCGATCCGGGCGACGAAGTCATCTACAGCCTTCCGCCGTGGTTCCTGTATGAGCCGCTGATCCTTGAAGCCGGGCTCGTCCCGGTTAAGGTCAACACCGCCACGTTCGACCTGGATATCGACTCGATCGCGGCTGCCATCACGGAACGCACCAGGGTGGTGATCGTCAATTCGCCCAACAATCCCACCGGGCGGATCTATCCTCCGGAACTGCTGGGCAGGCTGGCGGAACTGCTGGAGGCGGCCTCGGCGCGGACCGGCCGGCGCATCTACCTGGTCTCGGACGAGGCCTACAACCGGATTGTGTTCGACGGCCTCCGCTTCCACAGCCCGGTGGAGTTTTATGCGCACACGCTGCTGGCTTACTCCTACGGCAAGACGCACCTCTCGCCGGGCCAGCGGGTGGGGTACCTGGCGCTGCCGCCCACCATGCCGGACCGGGATGGGATGCGCCCCGCCATCACCGGCCTGCAAGTTGCCATGGGCTGGATTTACCCGAACGCCTTGCTCCAGCACGCGCTGCCCGAACTGGAGAAGTTCTCCATCGACGTAAACCAGTTGCAGCGGCGGCGTGACCGGCTCATGGACGCGTTGGGCGGCATGGGCTACCGGGTGCCGCGGCCCGACGGCACCTTCTACTTATATGTGCCGTCCCCCACCCCGGACGACGAGGCGTTCACCGAGTCACTCGTCCGCCGGGGTGTGTTTGTTTTCCCGGGAACGCTGTTCGAGACGCCGGGCTTCTTCCGGATCTCCCTGACCGCCAACGAGGACATGATCGAACGCAGCCTGCCGGCATTTGAAGCGGCGATAAAGGAAGTCAGGAGCGAGCGATGA
- a CDS encoding amino acid ABC transporter ATP-binding protein encodes MNDVVNNSRGGTATVHAAGVEIKDLRKSYGSNEVLKGISLAVAPGEVVCLIGPSGSGKSTLLRCVNLLEQPNQGSVHVGGFEATDPDVDIDKMRRKVGMVFQQFNLFPHLDAKRNCSIAQTKVLKRSQAEADKVSLHNLERVGLGHLADRFPDQLSGGQQQRVAIARALSMDPELMLFDEPTSALDPETVGDVLSVMRNLAKEGMTMLVVTHEMGFAREVADRVVFMDGGVVVEEGVAEQVISAPTQPRTKEFLRRVLDPTHIEIEE; translated from the coding sequence ATGAACGACGTCGTAAACAACTCCCGCGGTGGCACGGCAACTGTCCACGCCGCCGGCGTGGAGATCAAGGACCTGCGCAAGTCTTACGGATCCAACGAGGTCCTGAAGGGCATCAGCCTGGCCGTGGCGCCGGGCGAGGTGGTGTGCCTGATTGGGCCCTCCGGGTCCGGCAAGTCCACCCTGCTGCGGTGCGTCAACCTGCTGGAGCAGCCCAACCAGGGCAGCGTCCACGTAGGCGGTTTCGAGGCCACCGATCCCGATGTGGACATCGACAAGATGCGCCGCAAGGTGGGCATGGTGTTCCAGCAGTTCAACCTGTTCCCGCACCTGGACGCCAAGCGCAACTGCTCCATCGCTCAGACGAAGGTCCTCAAGCGCTCCCAGGCTGAGGCGGACAAGGTGTCCCTGCACAACCTGGAGCGTGTGGGGCTGGGACACCTCGCGGACCGTTTCCCGGACCAGCTTTCCGGCGGCCAGCAGCAGCGTGTGGCCATTGCCCGCGCGCTGAGCATGGACCCGGAGCTGATGCTCTTCGATGAGCCCACCTCGGCGCTGGACCCGGAGACCGTGGGTGATGTCCTCTCGGTTATGCGGAACCTCGCCAAGGAGGGCATGACCATGCTGGTGGTGACCCACGAGATGGGCTTCGCCCGCGAAGTGGCCGACCGCGTGGTGTTTATGGACGGCGGCGTTGTGGTGGAGGAAGGCGTGGCCGAACAGGTCATTTCCGCCCCCACGCAGCCTCGCACCAAGGAGTTCCTGCGCCGCGTGCTCGATCCGACGCACATCGAGATCGAGGAGTAG
- a CDS encoding amino acid ABC transporter permease, whose amino-acid sequence MAMTARQRARVSLYVQAGIFVVAVAALILATDWETIGNSVFNFAKIGPMFPGIFMTGLVNTLIYTFLGFIVGLSGGLLLALMKLSSFPLYRWIATGYIEFFRGIPALLVFIAFGYGVPLAFGVSWNITVIVMISLGMVASAYIAETLRAGLQAVPKGQLEAARSLGMPQWRAMVTIVIPQAFKIVLPPLTNEVILLTKDSSLIYVLGLTASQYELTKFGRDGISSLGAGLTPLLVAGAFYLVITIPLSLLARKFESRSARTKR is encoded by the coding sequence ATGGCAATGACCGCACGTCAGCGAGCCAGAGTAAGCCTGTATGTCCAGGCCGGAATCTTTGTTGTGGCCGTCGCCGCGCTGATCCTGGCCACCGACTGGGAGACCATCGGCAACAGCGTCTTCAACTTCGCCAAGATCGGCCCCATGTTCCCGGGCATCTTTATGACCGGACTGGTGAACACCCTGATCTACACCTTCCTCGGCTTCATCGTGGGCCTCTCCGGCGGCCTGCTGCTGGCCTTGATGAAGCTGTCCAGCTTCCCGCTGTACCGCTGGATCGCCACCGGGTACATCGAATTCTTCCGCGGCATCCCCGCCCTGCTGGTCTTCATCGCTTTCGGCTACGGCGTTCCGCTGGCGTTCGGCGTCTCGTGGAACATCACCGTGATCGTAATGATCTCGCTCGGCATGGTGGCTTCGGCCTACATTGCCGAAACGCTCCGCGCAGGCCTGCAGGCAGTACCCAAGGGCCAGCTCGAGGCCGCCCGTTCCCTGGGCATGCCCCAGTGGCGCGCCATGGTCACCATCGTCATCCCGCAGGCATTCAAGATCGTCCTGCCGCCGCTGACCAACGAGGTCATCCTGCTCACCAAGGACTCCTCGCTGATCTACGTCCTGGGCCTCACCGCATCCCAGTATGAGCTCACCAAGTTCGGCCGCGACGGCATCTCCAGCCTCGGCGCAGGCCTCACCCCGCTCCTCGTGGCCGGCGCCTTCTACCTGGTGATCACCATCCCCCTGAGCCTCCTGGCCCGGAAGTTCGAAAGCCGCAGCGCGCGGACCAAGCGATAG
- a CDS encoding ABC transporter substrate-binding protein, with the protein MQLKSLATAKITAKAAALFAVGALTLTACGGGSSTPAASEGGIQLINAGKLTVCSDIPYEPFEFEKDGQTVGFDVDIAKELAKDFGAELSIVDSSFEAIETGTALTQCDLGISSISITDTRKSVMDFSTPYLDDDLALVASEESGITGLDGAKGKKVGVQQATTGAEYAQEKGLDAQQFEDTGLLVQALEAGTIDAALGNQSVLGYAIKDQPKFKSVEEFATGEQLGISIKKGNTAMAEKVNGTLKRLTDDGSLEKFKTTWFGETAK; encoded by the coding sequence ATGCAGCTCAAGTCCCTGGCCACGGCCAAGATCACCGCCAAGGCAGCAGCACTGTTCGCCGTCGGCGCCCTCACCCTCACGGCCTGCGGCGGCGGAAGCTCCACACCGGCAGCCTCCGAAGGCGGCATCCAGCTCATCAACGCCGGCAAGCTGACGGTGTGCTCGGACATCCCCTACGAGCCGTTCGAATTCGAGAAGGACGGCCAGACGGTCGGCTTCGACGTGGACATCGCCAAGGAACTCGCCAAGGACTTCGGCGCCGAACTGAGCATCGTGGACAGCTCGTTCGAGGCAATCGAGACCGGCACCGCGCTGACCCAGTGCGATCTCGGTATCTCCTCCATCTCCATCACGGACACCCGCAAGTCCGTAATGGACTTCTCCACCCCTTACTTGGATGACGACCTGGCCCTCGTAGCCAGCGAAGAGTCCGGCATCACGGGCCTCGATGGAGCCAAGGGCAAGAAGGTGGGCGTCCAGCAGGCCACCACCGGCGCCGAGTACGCACAGGAGAAGGGCCTGGACGCCCAGCAGTTCGAGGACACGGGCCTCCTCGTGCAGGCGCTCGAGGCCGGCACCATCGACGCCGCCCTGGGGAACCAGTCCGTCCTCGGCTACGCCATCAAGGACCAGCCCAAGTTCAAGAGTGTTGAGGAGTTCGCCACGGGCGAGCAGCTGGGCATCTCCATCAAGAAGGGCAACACCGCCATGGCGGAGAAGGTCAACGGCACGCTCAAGCGCCTCACCGACGACGGCTCCCTCGAGAAGTTCAAGACCACCTGGTTCGGCGAAACCGCCAAGTAG
- a CDS encoding isochorismate synthase MenF, translating to MTSTFRTLTVPLDGQKFPGGLPSFLVRDDVLCWTRREAGLVGFGEITRFTATGPERFLEADIWWRHLVLEADITDSVELPGTGPVAFGSFAFSKTSAHESRLIVPEVVVGVRDGQAWLTQLTFDDGPLTEQGALAALDRLLGSSSPSGESTMAAADSAGDGTSGAVRPRSGGAVVRPLPLAAGATLHTGSLSEEDWMAAVEAGVAEIRTGALEKLVLARDVVATVPSGVNAAQVLRELAGRYRECWTYGVDGLVGATPEMLIQVEGRTAQARVLAGTLDRRDAHGEDGLPMDYATRVLAGSEKQRHEHEIAIQSLTSQLAPFSEAMNAHDEPFILELPNVWHLASDVKAELTEVEGHVPTCLALINALHPTAAVCGTPTQVAGALIRKLEHLDRGPYAGPVGWLDAAGNGEWGIALRGAVIESRDTVRLYAGCGIVDGSQAEAELAETWAKFRPMLESLGISN from the coding sequence ATGACCAGCACGTTCCGCACCTTGACAGTCCCCCTTGACGGCCAAAAATTCCCCGGGGGGCTGCCGTCGTTTCTGGTCCGGGACGATGTGCTCTGCTGGACCCGCCGTGAGGCAGGGCTGGTGGGCTTTGGCGAGATCACCCGCTTCACCGCCACCGGTCCCGAGCGCTTCCTCGAAGCCGATATCTGGTGGCGCCACCTGGTCCTCGAAGCCGACATCACGGACTCCGTGGAACTCCCGGGGACAGGTCCAGTGGCCTTCGGATCCTTCGCTTTCTCCAAGACTTCAGCCCACGAATCCCGGTTGATCGTGCCCGAGGTTGTTGTGGGCGTCCGTGACGGCCAGGCCTGGCTCACCCAGTTGACGTTCGACGACGGCCCCCTCACCGAGCAGGGCGCCCTCGCCGCACTGGACCGTTTGCTGGGCAGCAGCTCCCCCTCCGGCGAAAGCACGATGGCGGCAGCGGACTCTGCCGGGGACGGTACCTCCGGCGCGGTTCGCCCGCGGTCAGGCGGCGCCGTCGTACGTCCCCTTCCCCTTGCTGCCGGCGCAACCCTGCACACGGGATCGCTGAGCGAGGAGGACTGGATGGCTGCCGTGGAAGCAGGTGTGGCCGAAATCCGGACCGGTGCGCTGGAGAAGCTGGTACTGGCGCGCGACGTCGTTGCCACCGTTCCGTCCGGCGTGAACGCCGCGCAGGTGCTGCGGGAGCTCGCCGGCCGATACCGCGAATGCTGGACGTACGGGGTGGACGGGCTGGTCGGCGCAACGCCTGAGATGCTGATCCAAGTGGAGGGACGTACCGCCCAGGCGCGCGTGCTGGCCGGCACCCTGGACCGCCGCGATGCGCACGGCGAGGACGGCCTCCCTATGGATTACGCCACCCGGGTGCTCGCAGGATCAGAGAAGCAACGGCATGAGCACGAAATCGCGATCCAGTCGCTCACGTCCCAGCTGGCGCCGTTCTCCGAAGCGATGAACGCGCACGATGAACCCTTCATCCTGGAGCTGCCAAACGTCTGGCACCTGGCCTCGGACGTGAAGGCAGAACTCACTGAGGTGGAAGGTCACGTCCCCACATGCCTCGCCCTGATCAACGCGCTGCACCCCACTGCCGCCGTTTGCGGGACCCCCACCCAGGTGGCCGGCGCGCTCATCCGCAAGCTGGAGCACCTGGACCGCGGGCCGTACGCCGGTCCGGTGGGATGGCTGGATGCCGCCGGAAACGGCGAGTGGGGCATTGCCCTGCGCGGAGCGGTCATCGAGTCCCGCGACACCGTGCGACTGTATGCCGGCTGCGGAATAGTGGACGGCTCCCAGGCCGAAGCTGAGCTCGCGGAGACCTGGGCGAAGTTCCGGCCCATGCTGGAGTCGCTCGGAATCAGCAACTAG
- a CDS encoding demethylmenaquinone methyltransferase — MNRASLDKRPDEVATMFDDVAPKYDVVNDVLSLGQTRRWRKVVVEAMEAVKGQRVLDLAAGTGTSSEPYADAGIDVVACDFSLGMLKVGKRRRPDIDFIAGDATNLPFADNTFDATTISFGLRNVNEPKKALQEMLRVTKPGGRLVIAEFSQPVVPLWRTMYTEYLMRALPPVARKVASNPDAYVYLAESIRAWPDQDHLAAWLEETGWEKVTYRNLSGGIVAVHRAFKAPDSTPDGAAAAIAAHKGPVAKLRRNTR, encoded by the coding sequence GTGAACCGAGCATCCTTGGATAAGCGTCCGGACGAAGTAGCCACGATGTTTGACGACGTCGCCCCCAAATACGACGTCGTCAACGATGTCCTGTCCCTGGGGCAGACCCGCCGCTGGCGCAAGGTAGTGGTGGAGGCAATGGAAGCCGTCAAGGGCCAGCGGGTCCTGGACCTGGCCGCCGGAACAGGTACCTCCAGTGAGCCATATGCCGATGCAGGCATAGACGTGGTGGCCTGCGACTTCTCCCTCGGAATGCTCAAGGTCGGCAAGCGCCGCCGCCCGGACATCGACTTCATCGCCGGAGACGCCACTAACCTGCCGTTCGCCGATAACACGTTCGACGCCACCACCATCTCCTTCGGCCTGCGCAACGTCAACGAGCCCAAGAAGGCCCTGCAGGAGATGCTCCGCGTCACCAAGCCCGGCGGTCGCCTGGTCATCGCCGAGTTTTCCCAGCCCGTGGTTCCGCTTTGGCGCACCATGTATACCGAATACCTCATGCGCGCCCTCCCGCCCGTAGCCAGGAAGGTGGCCTCCAACCCGGACGCCTACGTGTACCTCGCCGAATCCATCCGCGCCTGGCCGGACCAGGACCACCTCGCAGCATGGCTGGAGGAAACCGGTTGGGAGAAGGTCACCTACCGCAACCTGTCCGGCGGAATCGTGGCCGTGCACCGTGCGTTCAAGGCCCCCGACTCAACACCAGACGGCGCAGCTGCCGCCATCGCCGCGCACAAGGGCCCCGTGGCCAAGCTGCGCCGCAACACCCGCTGA
- a CDS encoding geranylgeranyl reductase family protein, translated as MRVLIVGAGPAGSTAAYYLAKAGIDVTVLEKTSFPREKVCGDGLTPRAVREIQKLGLPHPEGDGWRRNKGLRLIAGGRTIELPWPEVSDFPQYGLIRTRLGFDEELALHARAAGATILERHSVTEALRNDDGRVTGVRAAVLDESGRKTGETHDFSADVVLAADGNSTRTAVSLGIQKRDDRPLGVAVRTYFTSPRTDDDWMEGWLELPGRDGKLLPGYGWVFGVGDGTSNVGLGILNSSKEFGKLDYKQVLREWTAGMPADWGFTPENQVGEIRGAALPMGFNRTPHYSPGLLLLGDAGGMVSPFNGEGISYAMESARFAAEFIIDASSRAASSGGTYDADTHLSRYAGYVRDQWGSHFTLGRAFAALIGKPAVMKLALRTGMPIPVLMRFVVRLLANLTDPAAKGFEDRVIRVLESLVPATTNTSHAPSASNQRYPQQKVRVNQ; from the coding sequence GTGAGGGTATTGATTGTCGGCGCGGGGCCGGCCGGCTCCACCGCCGCGTACTACCTTGCCAAGGCCGGCATCGACGTCACCGTCTTGGAGAAGACGAGCTTCCCGCGCGAGAAGGTTTGCGGCGACGGCCTCACCCCGCGCGCTGTCCGCGAAATCCAGAAACTCGGCCTGCCACACCCTGAAGGTGACGGGTGGCGCCGCAACAAGGGCCTGCGCCTAATCGCGGGCGGACGCACCATCGAGCTGCCCTGGCCCGAAGTGTCCGATTTTCCGCAGTACGGACTCATCCGCACCCGGCTGGGTTTTGACGAGGAACTGGCCCTCCACGCCCGGGCCGCCGGCGCCACAATCCTTGAGCGGCACAGCGTCACCGAAGCCCTCCGGAACGACGACGGCCGGGTCACCGGCGTCCGCGCCGCCGTCCTTGACGAGTCCGGACGCAAGACGGGGGAGACGCACGACTTCAGTGCCGACGTCGTACTCGCCGCTGACGGAAACTCCACGCGCACGGCCGTATCCCTCGGCATCCAGAAACGTGACGACCGCCCGCTTGGCGTGGCTGTTCGCACGTACTTCACCTCGCCGCGCACGGACGATGACTGGATGGAGGGCTGGCTCGAGCTCCCCGGCCGCGACGGCAAGCTGCTGCCGGGCTACGGCTGGGTGTTCGGCGTCGGTGACGGCACGTCCAACGTGGGCTTGGGCATCCTGAACTCGTCCAAGGAATTCGGGAAGCTCGACTACAAGCAGGTCCTCCGCGAGTGGACCGCCGGGATGCCCGCCGACTGGGGCTTCACGCCCGAGAACCAGGTGGGCGAAATCCGCGGCGCCGCGCTGCCGATGGGCTTCAACCGAACGCCGCATTACTCACCCGGACTGCTCCTCCTCGGGGACGCCGGCGGCATGGTGTCCCCGTTCAACGGCGAGGGCATCTCCTACGCCATGGAGTCCGCGCGTTTCGCCGCCGAGTTCATCATCGACGCCTCCTCGCGCGCGGCCTCTTCCGGCGGAACGTACGACGCCGACACGCACCTCTCGCGGTACGCGGGCTATGTGCGGGACCAGTGGGGCTCGCACTTCACGCTGGGGCGGGCGTTCGCCGCACTGATCGGCAAGCCGGCGGTCATGAAGCTCGCGCTCCGGACCGGCATGCCCATCCCGGTGCTGATGCGGTTCGTGGTCCGGCTCCTGGCCAACCTCACGGACCCCGCGGCGAAGGGCTTCGAGGACCGGGTGATCCGGGTCCTGGAATCCCTGGTTCCGGCCACAACAAACACATCGCACGCTCCGTCGGCTTCGAATCAGCGGTATCCGCAACAAAAAGTTAGGGTTAACCAGTGA
- a CDS encoding polyprenyl synthetase family protein, which yields MNNPADHSWTHAGHGLPESEPSLNTTAIATGLQLPAGFAAIAGDAELGPAITTNLARVEKKLREAIANSDPLADATSRHLVEAGGKRIRPLLTLLCAHLGDASLPAVVQAAVVVELTHLATLYHDDVMDSAPFRRGAPTAHEVWGNSVAVLTGDLIFARASILVSELGSRALGIQARTFERLCLGQLHETVGPRPDEDPVEHYLSVIADKTGSLVAASGQLGAIFAGADPAFESVLVEYGEKVGVAFQLADDVIDVTGIKVKSGKSPGTDLREGVPTLPVLLLRRAAADGDRSAVELLQLIDGDLTSDEALAEAVAGLRGHPVTAESWVVARQWANEAIAALAPLPEGVVKESLSNFAMAVVDRAS from the coding sequence GTGAACAACCCCGCAGACCACAGCTGGACGCACGCCGGGCACGGCCTGCCGGAGTCCGAACCCAGCCTCAACACCACCGCCATCGCGACGGGTTTGCAGCTGCCCGCTGGCTTCGCCGCCATCGCCGGGGATGCCGAGCTGGGGCCGGCCATCACCACCAACCTGGCCCGCGTGGAGAAGAAACTCCGCGAAGCCATTGCCAACTCCGATCCGCTGGCTGACGCAACGTCGCGCCACCTGGTGGAAGCCGGCGGCAAGCGCATCCGGCCTTTGCTGACGCTCCTTTGCGCCCACCTCGGCGACGCATCGCTTCCCGCCGTGGTGCAGGCCGCCGTCGTGGTGGAACTGACGCACCTCGCCACCCTGTACCACGACGACGTGATGGACTCCGCTCCGTTCCGCCGCGGTGCCCCCACGGCCCACGAGGTGTGGGGCAACTCTGTTGCGGTCCTCACCGGCGACCTGATTTTTGCCCGGGCCTCGATCCTGGTGTCCGAGCTCGGCTCGCGCGCGCTGGGGATCCAGGCGCGCACCTTCGAGCGGTTGTGCCTGGGCCAGCTGCACGAAACGGTCGGGCCACGCCCGGACGAGGATCCCGTGGAGCACTACCTTTCGGTGATTGCAGACAAGACGGGTTCCCTGGTTGCGGCATCCGGCCAGCTCGGCGCCATCTTTGCCGGCGCTGACCCCGCCTTCGAGTCCGTTTTGGTGGAGTACGGCGAGAAGGTGGGTGTGGCCTTCCAGCTTGCCGACGACGTCATTGATGTCACCGGCATCAAGGTCAAGTCCGGCAAGTCCCCGGGAACGGACCTGCGCGAAGGTGTTCCCACGCTGCCGGTGCTGCTCCTGCGCAGGGCCGCTGCCGATGGTGACCGGTCCGCCGTCGAACTTCTCCAGCTCATCGATGGCGACCTGACCTCCGACGAAGCACTGGCCGAGGCTGTTGCCGGTCTTCGCGGGCACCCGGTTACCGCCGAATCCTGGGTGGTGGCGCGCCAGTGGGCAAATGAGGCCATTGCCGCGCTGGCCCCGCTGCCCGAAGGGGTGGTCAAGGAATCGCTGTCCAATTTCGCGATGGCCGTGGTGGACCGCGCCAGCTAG
- a CDS encoding endonuclease domain-containing protein: MDIIDYLNRQGGAARASQLKKSGYTRAAVNQAVALGVVVKVRRGVYAVPGPGVLTSALAAGGRLTCLSAAPVYELWTLNTATFVHLCRSHPTSTPGVKDHGRPTHPRHAWLPVVGLADVLLHALHCLPELEALVMVQSAVGNGSISLEFLFEKCQGRRNGKVRSVLDLVIPRADSLLEVLANTYFVRAGLRVRRHVVIPGVGEVDFLIEECLVVETDGATHFEPRAVKKDQRRNNKSIVGGYLVLRYYYEDVVHSPDAMVAEVLAVLELRRRGVFPVGTATRQTRMRSF, from the coding sequence ATGGACATCATCGATTACCTGAACCGGCAGGGCGGGGCGGCTCGGGCATCGCAGTTGAAGAAGTCCGGCTATACGCGGGCAGCGGTTAATCAGGCTGTCGCACTGGGAGTGGTGGTCAAGGTGCGACGCGGCGTTTACGCGGTGCCGGGCCCAGGCGTCCTGACCTCAGCCTTGGCTGCCGGCGGCAGGCTGACCTGTCTCTCGGCCGCTCCCGTTTATGAGCTCTGGACACTCAACACCGCCACATTCGTGCACCTCTGCCGCAGTCACCCCACCAGCACCCCTGGCGTGAAGGACCACGGCCGCCCCACGCATCCACGGCATGCTTGGCTGCCTGTAGTTGGGCTCGCAGACGTGCTGCTCCATGCCCTGCACTGCCTGCCCGAACTGGAAGCGCTAGTCATGGTGCAGTCGGCGGTGGGCAACGGAAGTATTTCGCTGGAGTTCCTGTTTGAAAAATGCCAAGGCCGCCGGAACGGCAAAGTGCGCTCGGTACTGGACCTCGTGATTCCCAGGGCAGACTCATTACTTGAGGTTCTGGCCAACACCTACTTCGTCCGGGCCGGCCTGCGGGTGCGCAGGCACGTCGTGATTCCCGGTGTGGGCGAGGTGGACTTCCTGATAGAGGAATGCCTTGTGGTGGAAACCGACGGTGCCACCCACTTCGAACCACGGGCGGTCAAGAAGGACCAGCGGCGGAACAACAAGAGCATCGTGGGTGGATATCTAGTGCTCCGCTATTACTACGAAGACGTGGTCCATTCGCCGGATGCGATGGTTGCGGAGGTCCTGGCAGTCCTCGAGCTCAGGCGCAGGGGCGTTTTTCCGGTCGGGACGGCCACGCGCCAGACCAGAATGCGCAGCTTTTAG
- a CDS encoding trimeric intracellular cation channel family protein: MTFPFDIALVWLDLAGVFFFAVSGSLLAARKQFDIVGSLLLASLVSLGGGVIRDIILNSVPAAFTNPAYLVPPLLATFLVYFLFSSVERFTSLLVLFDAGGLALFCITGTLKALSFGVNPVAAVLLGVTTAVGGGLLRDITANEVPQLFNSRDLYAVPAFSGAALTTVLWVTGAFNALTACVVAALVFVFRVVAWRRSWHIPLAVNGWHRTSSAGGESRSGF; the protein is encoded by the coding sequence ATGACATTCCCTTTTGACATCGCCCTGGTATGGCTGGACCTGGCCGGTGTCTTCTTCTTTGCTGTCTCGGGATCCTTGCTGGCGGCCCGGAAGCAGTTCGACATTGTGGGCTCGCTACTATTGGCCTCCCTGGTGTCACTCGGCGGCGGCGTCATCCGGGACATCATTCTCAACAGCGTCCCTGCCGCCTTCACCAATCCGGCCTATCTCGTGCCGCCGCTGCTGGCCACGTTCCTGGTGTACTTCCTGTTTTCCAGCGTGGAACGCTTCACGTCGCTGCTGGTCCTGTTCGACGCCGGCGGACTGGCCCTGTTCTGCATCACCGGAACCCTGAAAGCGCTGTCCTTCGGCGTCAACCCGGTGGCGGCGGTGCTGCTGGGCGTTACCACGGCGGTGGGCGGCGGGCTGCTGCGCGACATCACTGCCAACGAAGTGCCGCAGCTGTTCAACTCCCGGGACTTATACGCTGTTCCGGCCTTCAGCGGCGCGGCACTGACCACGGTGCTGTGGGTAACGGGAGCCTTTAATGCGTTGACCGCCTGCGTGGTGGCTGCCCTCGTTTTTGTGTTCCGGGTAGTGGCCTGGCGGCGCTCCTGGCATATCCCGCTGGCCGTCAACGGGTGGCACCGCACCAGCTCTGCGGGCGGCGAATCACGGAGCGGCTTTTAG
- a CDS encoding sirohydrochlorin chelatase, translating into MNSPIMIACAHGTSSTQGAAEVNALRDAIAALRPGLDIREAYVDVQQPDLVDVVAGLPEGESAVVVPLLLSVGYHVKVDIAKAVKSRPGSAAAAPLGPDPRLAALLDQRLREAGVTDRDVIVLAAAGSSNPRAAVSVEELLGQLQELRTNRMVAAYGASAKPSVPDAVTMLREELEGGAGAGESAGADDVGGRVVIASYLLAPGYFHDQLAKAGADVVTEPLLPSPVLAEIALERYDAAVAKAAETATETPTEAPSNEPAAAPTEARSDAQEGGFFKAVRRFVTKYFPR; encoded by the coding sequence ATGAACAGCCCCATCATGATCGCCTGCGCCCATGGGACGTCCAGCACACAGGGTGCTGCGGAGGTGAACGCGCTGCGGGATGCCATCGCCGCGCTCCGCCCGGGCCTCGACATCCGCGAAGCGTACGTGGACGTCCAGCAGCCGGACTTGGTGGACGTGGTGGCGGGCCTGCCGGAGGGGGAGTCCGCAGTGGTGGTGCCGTTGCTGCTAAGCGTGGGATACCACGTGAAGGTGGACATTGCGAAGGCAGTTAAGAGCCGTCCTGGGAGTGCGGCTGCCGCGCCGCTGGGTCCGGATCCGCGTCTTGCCGCGCTGCTGGACCAGCGGCTGCGCGAGGCCGGGGTGACGGACCGCGACGTGATTGTCCTGGCCGCCGCGGGCTCGTCGAACCCCAGGGCAGCGGTGAGCGTGGAGGAACTGCTGGGCCAGCTCCAGGAGTTGCGGACCAACCGGATGGTGGCCGCCTATGGTGCCTCCGCCAAGCCTTCCGTGCCCGACGCCGTCACGATGCTTCGCGAGGAACTTGAAGGAGGTGCCGGGGCGGGGGAGTCCGCCGGAGCTGACGACGTCGGCGGGCGCGTGGTGATTGCCTCCTACCTCCTGGCGCCGGGCTACTTCCATGACCAGCTCGCCAAGGCGGGTGCCGACGTTGTAACGGAACCGCTGCTGCCGTCCCCGGTGTTGGCCGAGATCGCGCTGGAAAGGTACGACGCCGCCGTCGCGAAGGCCGCCGAAACCGCAACCGAAACACCAACCGAAGCGCCATCCAACGAGCCCGCCGCAGCCCCTACGGAAGCCAGATCGGATGCACAGGAGGGTGGCTTCTTCAAGGCCGTCCGGCGTTTCGTGACGAAATATTTCCCTAGGTGA